Proteins encoded in a region of the Paenibacillus sp. E222 genome:
- a CDS encoding BMP family protein: MKRGLSFVLSIIMLAILLAACGNSASKDEQSAQGGDSEKSLRMALVLPEKIGVNPFFVQMDEGFKKAGEEFKVDTKTIESTDPAAFEQNLRAAVAENYDLIITATFQAEDALKKVAAENPDKSFAIVDTTVDLPNVRSVGFHEYEGAYLLGAAAGLSTKTDKVGMIAAMDVPLIKKYTEGFKAGLESVNPKAEFLVNYVGGFNDPAKAKELALVQFGKGADFIAGASAVGDLGVFEAAKEKGFYTSGQDTDRTVEDPEHIVLSQLKSTDTVAYQTVKDFVEGNFKAGAVNYGLKEDGVGLTYVTRDSESPLNAFVGQEVIDKVKAIKDDIVSGKIVVKDPLQQ, from the coding sequence ATGAAAAGAGGTTTATCGTTCGTCTTATCGATCATCATGTTGGCTATTTTACTGGCGGCTTGTGGAAATTCTGCTTCCAAAGACGAACAATCGGCCCAAGGTGGCGATAGTGAGAAATCACTGCGCATGGCCCTTGTACTTCCTGAAAAAATCGGGGTTAACCCGTTCTTCGTACAGATGGATGAAGGTTTCAAAAAAGCAGGCGAGGAATTCAAGGTAGATACCAAGACGATTGAATCGACTGACCCGGCTGCATTTGAGCAAAACCTGCGTGCTGCAGTTGCTGAAAACTATGATCTGATTATTACAGCAACGTTCCAGGCAGAAGATGCATTGAAAAAAGTGGCTGCTGAAAACCCGGACAAGTCCTTTGCTATTGTGGACACAACGGTTGATCTGCCTAACGTTCGTAGCGTTGGTTTCCATGAATATGAAGGAGCGTACCTGCTTGGTGCAGCTGCCGGACTGTCTACAAAAACAGACAAAGTCGGCATGATTGCCGCGATGGACGTTCCATTGATCAAGAAATATACAGAAGGTTTCAAAGCTGGTCTGGAATCGGTTAACCCAAAAGCGGAATTCCTCGTGAACTACGTTGGTGGATTTAATGACCCGGCCAAAGCAAAAGAGCTTGCGCTGGTGCAATTCGGCAAAGGGGCTGACTTCATCGCTGGAGCATCTGCTGTAGGCGATCTGGGCGTGTTCGAAGCTGCGAAGGAAAAAGGCTTCTATACTTCCGGTCAGGATACAGACCGTACCGTTGAAGATCCGGAGCATATTGTATTGTCTCAATTGAAGTCAACCGACACGGTTGCTTATCAGACAGTGAAGGATTTTGTAGAAGGAAACTTCAAAGCAGGTGCTGTGAACTACGGCTTGAAAGAAGATGGCGTTGGCTTGACGTATGTAACACGTGACAGCGAATCTCCATTGAATGCTTTTGTTGGACAAGAGGTTATCGACAAGGTTAAAGCGATCAAGGATGATATCGTATCCGGCAAAATCGTTGTGAAAGATCCTTTGCAACAATAG
- a CDS encoding DUF5317 domain-containing protein, producing the protein MVYDGILLGLIVGLFRGGFRYGLHQFAALKLRGGWIFPLLLLAQFFIFFLQERLDWVASINGYLFAAVYVTGLAFLWLNRHYKGFTLIWIGVFLNFIVMAVNGGRMPVSVDASAVLGPYYVDMLREGGAVSKHYMMDASTHLSFLGDIIPLSSPYPRTQVISIGDVVMNIGIFLFIQYMMVNRTRDALQPVNSIRPEEIRTDSKEGRSFP; encoded by the coding sequence ATGGTATACGACGGCATTCTGCTCGGCTTGATCGTTGGACTGTTCCGGGGAGGATTTCGGTATGGTCTCCACCAGTTTGCAGCACTCAAGCTGCGAGGCGGATGGATTTTCCCGCTGTTGCTGCTGGCCCAGTTCTTCATCTTTTTCTTGCAGGAAAGGCTTGATTGGGTTGCATCCATCAATGGATACCTGTTTGCTGCCGTTTATGTCACAGGTCTGGCATTTTTGTGGCTTAATCGACATTACAAGGGTTTTACGCTGATCTGGATCGGTGTCTTTCTCAATTTCATCGTCATGGCGGTGAACGGTGGGCGTATGCCTGTTTCCGTGGACGCCTCGGCTGTTCTTGGGCCCTATTATGTGGACATGCTGCGCGAAGGCGGAGCCGTATCAAAGCATTATATGATGGATGCTTCCACACATCTTTCGTTTCTAGGTGATATCATCCCGCTGTCCAGCCCTTATCCGCGGACCCAGGTAATCAGCATCGGCGATGTGGTCATGAACATTGGCATATTCCTGTTTATCCAGTACATGATGGTGAATCGAACCAGAGATGCTCTGCAGCCAGTTAATTCAATCAGGCCTGAAGAGATTCGGACAGACTCCAAGGAAGGGAGGTCTTTTCCATGA
- a CDS encoding ABC transporter permease has protein sequence MNRVKETLRGLVQPLLAVFIGLLAGAVAILVVGGSVVDTYAEMWKGAFGNFYFFTNTLARSTPIILAGLGVALAFRAGFFNMGAEGQMVLGGLSAALTALYLPGPGWFVCIAAIVAGIIAGGVWSLFAGWLDARFGMNLLITTLLLNYIAIYFGGYMVSYPFKDRTGSAAMAQTPMIDQSVWLPKLFQGMGLHAGFIIAVVAAILIYWFTHKTVTGYEIRMLGSNPSFATYGGVRRIRMMMLSMIISGGLAGLAGAGEVLGTQYRFLDGSLSSASYAWSGIMATLLARSHPLGTAVAAILLAALQTGAMGMERNTDVPLEVGSVIQAVLTLFVSAQIGYSFLKRRKEKKSNATTV, from the coding sequence ATGAATCGGGTAAAAGAAACACTTCGTGGACTCGTACAGCCGCTGCTTGCCGTATTCATCGGTTTGCTGGCAGGTGCTGTAGCCATTCTGGTCGTTGGCGGGTCTGTGGTGGATACGTATGCGGAGATGTGGAAAGGGGCCTTCGGCAACTTCTACTTCTTCACTAACACACTGGCACGTTCGACGCCCATTATTCTTGCAGGGCTGGGCGTAGCCCTGGCGTTCCGCGCCGGATTTTTCAACATGGGTGCTGAGGGGCAGATGGTTCTGGGTGGACTTAGTGCAGCGCTGACGGCGCTCTACCTGCCGGGCCCAGGCTGGTTTGTCTGTATTGCAGCCATTGTGGCGGGGATTATTGCCGGTGGAGTCTGGTCGCTGTTTGCAGGCTGGCTGGATGCCCGCTTTGGCATGAATCTGTTGATTACAACGCTGCTGCTCAACTACATTGCAATATATTTTGGAGGATACATGGTATCCTACCCGTTTAAAGACCGCACGGGATCGGCGGCAATGGCTCAGACGCCCATGATTGATCAGAGTGTCTGGCTGCCGAAGCTGTTCCAGGGCATGGGACTGCATGCCGGATTCATTATTGCCGTCGTGGCGGCAATTCTCATCTACTGGTTCACACACAAGACGGTAACCGGTTATGAGATCCGCATGTTGGGAAGCAACCCTTCGTTTGCAACGTATGGCGGCGTGCGCCGTATCCGCATGATGATGCTGTCCATGATCATCAGTGGTGGACTTGCAGGTCTTGCGGGTGCAGGGGAAGTGCTGGGTACACAGTACCGTTTCCTTGATGGGTCGTTGTCATCTGCAAGTTATGCATGGAGCGGTATTATGGCGACATTGCTTGCCCGCTCGCATCCGCTAGGAACAGCTGTGGCGGCAATCCTGCTTGCAGCGTTGCAGACAGGTGCCATGGGGATGGAACGAAATACGGATGTGCCGCTGGAAGTGGGCAGTGTCATCCAAGCGGTATTGACGTTATTTGTATCGGCTCAGATCGGATATTCATTCCTGAAGCGGAGAAAGGAGAAAAAGTCCAATGCAACAACTGTTTGA
- a CDS encoding ABC transporter permease, translating into MQQLFDAAMFGSTLRIMTPILLAALGGALCSRVGLFNVGLEGLVLIGAFSAIVGNYLFGNVLLAVLFSIVIVMLFSALFAFISINLKANAIVVGISLNFLATGLTTFALRAIFDVKGAYYDKDMVGLPKWDIPLIKDIPWVGDVISGHSPLVYLGIIIVIALQFYLFKSVSGFRLRSVGENPVAAQSIGIKVRGIQYGAVLMCGVLCALAGAQLSLGQVTMFTEGMTAGRGFIALVATMLGQANPLGVMGSSVLFGFMEALSIRLQGFALPTHFTMMLPYIVTLVAMFFFKDRTYAQDALKAGGSSR; encoded by the coding sequence ATGCAACAACTGTTTGATGCAGCCATGTTTGGCTCTACCTTGCGGATTATGACGCCGATCCTGCTCGCAGCGCTCGGTGGGGCTTTATGCTCTCGTGTCGGTCTGTTCAACGTGGGTCTGGAAGGACTCGTACTGATCGGTGCTTTCTCCGCTATTGTCGGTAACTATCTGTTCGGCAATGTACTGCTGGCCGTACTATTCTCGATTGTGATCGTCATGTTGTTCTCTGCGCTATTTGCCTTCATCAGTATTAATCTGAAGGCCAACGCCATTGTGGTCGGGATCTCGCTTAACTTTCTGGCGACAGGACTGACGACTTTTGCGCTGCGGGCGATTTTTGATGTAAAAGGTGCTTACTACGACAAGGATATGGTGGGACTCCCCAAATGGGACATTCCTCTTATTAAGGACATTCCGTGGGTAGGCGATGTGATCTCAGGGCATAGCCCGCTCGTATATCTCGGGATTATTATCGTAATTGCCTTGCAGTTTTATCTGTTCAAAAGTGTCTCTGGTTTCCGTCTTCGTTCCGTGGGTGAGAATCCGGTAGCGGCACAAAGTATCGGCATCAAGGTGCGCGGCATTCAATATGGTGCAGTTCTGATGTGCGGCGTATTGTGCGCCTTGGCGGGCGCACAGTTATCGCTCGGTCAGGTTACGATGTTTACCGAGGGCATGACCGCAGGTCGCGGCTTCATCGCATTGGTAGCAACGATGCTGGGTCAAGCGAATCCGCTTGGCGTTATGGGGTCCAGTGTGCTGTTCGGGTTCATGGAAGCTCTTAGTATCCGATTGCAGGGCTTTGCGCTGCCAACCCACTTTACCATGATGCTGCCGTATATTGTGACACTGGTGGCGATGTTCTTCTTCAAGGACCGTACCTATGCACAAGACGCACTGAAAGCGGGCGGAAGCTCGCGTTAA
- a CDS encoding DMT family transporter codes for MALSRAKAGWVLAFLVLMWGVNWPLTKYALNFTPPLIFAGMRLLIGGLVLGLYAFPRYKTLRLKQTWHIYAISAVLNIIFFYGFQTVGLTEVPAGLFSSIVFLQPVLLGIGAWLWLGESMYGLKIAGLVLGFAGVATISIGGMTGKVSPEGVMLGLFSAISWAIGTVYMKRNSMKVDGIWMTAIPILIGGVVLTLTGTVTESWADVQWVLPFILDTLFISVFVIALGWLAFFKLVSSGEASKVGSFTFLIPLIALLCSVLFLGESVTVNLIAGLVMIIASILLVNVKVKGSKVAKI; via the coding sequence ATGGCTTTATCACGTGCAAAAGCAGGCTGGGTCCTGGCTTTTCTGGTACTCATGTGGGGAGTAAACTGGCCCCTGACCAAATACGCATTAAATTTTACACCGCCGCTTATATTCGCAGGCATGCGCCTGTTAATTGGGGGTCTGGTGCTGGGGTTGTATGCTTTTCCACGCTACAAAACGCTGCGGCTGAAGCAAACCTGGCATATTTATGCCATATCTGCGGTGCTTAACATCATCTTTTTCTACGGTTTTCAGACCGTGGGGCTGACGGAAGTGCCGGCAGGCTTATTTTCATCCATCGTGTTCCTGCAGCCTGTGCTGCTCGGAATCGGAGCATGGCTGTGGCTGGGTGAGTCCATGTATGGACTGAAGATTGCCGGATTGGTGCTCGGTTTTGCAGGAGTGGCTACAATCAGTATTGGCGGCATGACAGGCAAAGTATCCCCTGAAGGGGTTATGCTTGGGCTGTTCAGCGCAATTAGCTGGGCGATCGGGACCGTATATATGAAGAGAAATTCAATGAAGGTCGATGGAATCTGGATGACAGCCATTCCGATTCTGATCGGCGGAGTTGTTCTGACGTTGACAGGAACGGTCACAGAGAGCTGGGCTGATGTGCAGTGGGTGCTTCCTTTTATACTGGATACGCTGTTTATTTCGGTGTTTGTCATTGCGTTGGGCTGGCTCGCGTTCTTCAAACTGGTCAGCTCCGGTGAAGCCAGCAAAGTAGGATCGTTTACGTTCCTGATTCCGTTGATTGCCCTTCTATGCAGTGTGCTGTTCCTCGGAGAGTCGGTGACGGTCAATTTGATCGCAGGTCTGGTCATGATTATTGCAAGCATTCTGCTTGTGAATGTTAAAGTGAAAGGCAGTAAGGTAGCGAAAATATAA
- a CDS encoding diguanylate cyclase has translation MNFIRNLIHKADRSSMYVVLLSCTGIGIFLYMNKWSYLHLSAEEWVMVYTMLGAALILDYFTFQIPPKGNQQSMDSSVYLASIFMFGGAFSLSVLLPVSLILLIKDRKLTWWKHIVNFSIYSLMIAGAAYVFTWTGGIPGALDGYNLLPYFAALAAYFIINTITLGLFFHFSTKDALQQMKRVFVTESLLVYLCTLILALVLTILVVHNGVLGLLLYLSLSILLSHAFKQLFVMYQSIEEKANTDQRTGLFNHSHFESMLESELANARSQGTPLSLGLIDIDDFKKYNDRFGHLQGDSLLALLGDFLNRKTEGTPVTAFRYGGEEFTLLMPGMDLDEAYAFMNKLRKQLNDTPFEGVEVFPHGCLSFSAGVARYEVDMYNKSQLVDQADKALYYAKKQGKNNVHRHGSNDGMEQEIDLVQDVRDIEQQLNLFRYKDMDTFKHSKRVYKYALDISELLELDNVEKRNFVLGALIHDIGKLEIPWSILNKKEKLTAEEWETIKGHVTWGKKMAMTNERFADLIPYIELHHERYDGAGYPYGLKGCEIPRLCRMLTVIDSFDAMTTERPYQETKNVDEAIKELKMCSGSQFDPELAELFIRYIQTRTVQQQLV, from the coding sequence ATGAACTTTATTCGTAACCTTATCCATAAAGCAGATCGAAGCAGCATGTATGTCGTGTTGCTTAGCTGCACGGGCATCGGTATTTTTCTGTATATGAACAAGTGGTCTTATCTCCATCTATCCGCTGAAGAATGGGTAATGGTATACACGATGCTCGGTGCGGCGCTGATTTTGGATTACTTCACGTTTCAAATTCCGCCCAAAGGCAATCAGCAATCCATGGACTCTTCCGTGTACCTCGCCTCTATCTTCATGTTTGGTGGTGCATTCAGTCTGTCTGTACTGCTGCCCGTTTCCCTCATTCTGTTAATCAAGGACCGCAAACTCACCTGGTGGAAACATATCGTCAATTTCAGCATTTACAGCCTTATGATTGCTGGAGCTGCTTATGTATTTACTTGGACTGGAGGAATTCCAGGAGCACTGGATGGATATAACCTGCTGCCCTATTTTGCGGCACTTGCAGCCTACTTCATCATTAATACAATCACGCTCGGCCTGTTCTTTCATTTCTCAACAAAGGATGCTTTACAGCAGATGAAGCGTGTGTTCGTTACCGAATCACTGCTCGTCTATTTATGTACATTGATTTTGGCACTTGTGCTGACCATTCTCGTTGTGCATAACGGCGTTCTCGGCCTGCTGCTCTATCTCAGTCTTAGCATTCTACTATCGCATGCGTTCAAACAGCTGTTTGTGATGTATCAGAGTATTGAGGAAAAGGCGAATACGGATCAACGCACAGGTTTGTTTAACCACAGCCATTTTGAAAGTATGCTGGAAAGCGAGCTTGCTAACGCCCGTTCCCAGGGAACCCCGCTTTCACTGGGACTCATCGATATTGATGATTTCAAAAAATACAACGACCGCTTCGGTCATCTCCAGGGTGACAGCCTGCTGGCTCTTCTGGGAGATTTCCTCAATCGGAAGACGGAAGGTACTCCGGTCACCGCCTTTCGTTACGGCGGAGAAGAGTTCACCTTACTCATGCCAGGCATGGACCTGGACGAGGCTTATGCGTTCATGAACAAGCTGCGCAAGCAGCTGAACGATACACCTTTTGAAGGAGTTGAAGTGTTTCCGCACGGCTGTCTCTCGTTCTCCGCGGGTGTTGCACGTTATGAGGTCGATATGTACAACAAGTCACAACTTGTAGATCAGGCGGATAAAGCGCTGTATTATGCCAAAAAGCAGGGCAAAAACAATGTGCATCGCCACGGCAGTAACGACGGCATGGAGCAAGAGATTGATCTGGTGCAGGATGTGCGAGACATTGAGCAGCAGCTCAACTTGTTCAGATATAAGGATATGGATACATTCAAACATTCCAAACGCGTATATAAGTATGCTCTCGATATAAGTGAGCTGCTGGAACTCGATAATGTGGAGAAGCGCAATTTTGTACTGGGCGCATTGATTCATGACATCGGAAAGCTTGAAATTCCGTGGTCCATCCTGAATAAGAAAGAAAAGCTCACCGCTGAAGAATGGGAAACGATCAAGGGCCATGTCACCTGGGGCAAAAAAATGGCCATGACCAACGAGCGTTTTGCCGATCTCATTCCCTATATTGAATTGCATCATGAACGGTATGACGGGGCAGGCTACCCTTATGGTCTGAAAGGCTGTGAGATTCCCAGGCTGTGCCGGATGCTCACGGTCATTGATTCCTTTGATGCAATGACGACGGAGCGGCCGTATCAGGAAACGAAAAATGTGGATGAAGCGATCAAGGAACTGAAGATGTGCTCCGGTTCTCAGTTCGATCCCGAGCTAGCCGAACTGTTCATCCGATATATTCAGACACGAACGGTGCAGCAACAACTTGTGTAA
- a CDS encoding ABC transporter ATP-binding protein, with amino-acid sequence MLLEMEQITKKYGGFTANRDIRFNLREGEIHALVGENGAGKTTLMRMLYGMEQPTSGTIKVRGREVSFATPSQAMASGIGMVHQHFMLFPSFTVAENIVIGREPSAAGVFDRKQAAAQVNELGRTYGMPVDPWKKVFECPLGMQQRVEILKVLHQGADIIILDEPSAVLTPLEVKELLANMKSLAKLGKTFVLITHKLQEVMDVADRITVLRDGQVTGTLEAKDTNVEELSRLMVGRELVRMDKQPSVPGEAVLQVEAVNLSGAEDRSALKDIHLQVRKGEIVGIAGISGNGQSELIQIIAGLRKADSGRVLLSGQDTTNWPVRRIREHGLAHIPEDRYMWGAAKDASVRENGLMGHHHRLQSRGIIKAKAARTMVENWIKQFSIKTGSAETKAQFLSGGNLQKLIAAREFAQDTPFLIAAEPTRGVDIGAMETIHAELLRKRNEGAGILLVSSELSEILQLSDRIIVMYEGGIAGELKADEATEEQISLLMAGGKERI; translated from the coding sequence ATGCTGTTGGAGATGGAGCAGATTACGAAGAAATACGGCGGCTTCACCGCTAACCGGGACATCCGTTTTAATTTGCGAGAAGGAGAGATTCATGCCCTCGTGGGTGAGAACGGCGCTGGTAAAACAACCCTGATGCGTATGTTGTACGGAATGGAGCAGCCGACATCAGGCACAATCAAAGTTCGTGGACGCGAGGTCAGCTTCGCTACCCCGTCTCAGGCCATGGCAAGCGGTATCGGCATGGTGCACCAGCATTTCATGCTGTTTCCTTCCTTTACGGTTGCCGAGAACATCGTGATCGGGCGTGAACCGTCTGCGGCAGGTGTATTTGACCGCAAACAGGCAGCGGCCCAGGTGAATGAGTTGGGCAGAACGTATGGCATGCCGGTGGATCCGTGGAAAAAAGTATTTGAATGCCCTCTGGGCATGCAGCAGCGTGTTGAAATTCTCAAGGTGCTGCATCAGGGCGCAGATATCATTATATTGGATGAACCTTCAGCGGTACTGACACCGCTGGAAGTGAAAGAACTGCTCGCGAATATGAAGTCCCTTGCCAAGCTGGGCAAAACCTTCGTATTGATCACGCACAAGCTGCAGGAAGTTATGGATGTGGCAGACCGGATCACGGTTCTTCGGGATGGTCAGGTGACAGGTACATTGGAAGCAAAAGACACGAATGTAGAGGAATTGTCCCGCTTGATGGTAGGTCGTGAGCTGGTTCGCATGGACAAGCAGCCATCCGTTCCGGGAGAAGCGGTGCTTCAGGTGGAAGCGGTCAATCTGTCAGGGGCAGAGGATCGTTCTGCACTCAAGGATATCCATCTGCAAGTGCGGAAAGGCGAGATCGTTGGAATCGCGGGTATTTCCGGCAATGGCCAGTCTGAACTGATCCAGATCATTGCGGGTCTACGCAAGGCAGATAGCGGACGCGTCCTGCTGTCAGGGCAGGATACAACCAATTGGCCAGTGCGGCGCATTCGGGAGCATGGACTTGCCCATATCCCGGAAGACCGTTATATGTGGGGAGCGGCGAAGGATGCGAGCGTCCGTGAAAATGGACTGATGGGCCATCATCACCGGCTCCAATCACGCGGTATCATTAAAGCGAAGGCAGCACGGACCATGGTGGAGAACTGGATCAAGCAGTTCAGCATCAAAACGGGTTCTGCGGAAACAAAGGCACAGTTCCTTTCGGGCGGTAACCTGCAGAAGCTGATTGCTGCGCGTGAGTTTGCCCAGGATACGCCGTTTCTGATTGCGGCTGAACCTACACGGGGTGTAGACATCGGAGCGATGGAGACCATCCACGCTGAATTGCTGCGCAAACGGAATGAGGGTGCGGGTATTCTGCTCGTTTCCTCTGAATTGTCTGAGATTTTGCAATTATCGGATCGGATCATTGTTATGTATGAAGGCGGAATTGCCGGGGAACTGAAGGCAGATGAAGCAACAGAAGAACAGATCAGCTTGTTGATGGCAGGAGGGAAAGAGCGGATATGA
- a CDS encoding sulfite oxidase-like oxidoreductase, translating to MHNKAERLKKTKSPAPKAGAEHGDRLPPGQVLTEKFPILHEGEVPEYDLSTWDLKVFGEVEEDKVFSFAELQAMPQVNTVSDIHCVTRWSKFDTPWEGIRFSDFIKLLGVKPEAKYVMIHADHDYETNVPLEELMHDDVLLAFKYNGEPLTPKHGYPLRLVVPQLYFWKSAKWIRGLEFMKEDRNGFWEVNGFHHFADPFKEQRFSGEDIPIPEDEWTKKEFD from the coding sequence TTGCATAATAAGGCTGAACGTCTGAAAAAAACGAAAAGCCCTGCACCCAAAGCGGGTGCCGAGCACGGAGACCGGCTGCCGCCGGGGCAGGTACTGACCGAGAAATTCCCGATTCTGCACGAAGGTGAAGTGCCGGAATACGACCTTTCCACTTGGGATTTGAAAGTATTCGGCGAGGTTGAAGAGGATAAGGTATTCTCCTTCGCCGAGCTTCAGGCGATGCCTCAAGTGAACACAGTGAGCGATATTCACTGTGTTACCCGCTGGTCCAAGTTCGACACGCCGTGGGAAGGCATCCGTTTCTCGGATTTTATCAAGCTTCTTGGCGTCAAACCGGAGGCAAAATACGTCATGATCCACGCAGACCATGATTATGAGACCAATGTTCCGCTCGAAGAACTGATGCATGACGACGTATTGCTTGCTTTTAAATATAACGGTGAGCCGCTCACACCGAAGCACGGTTATCCGCTGCGTTTGGTTGTTCCACAACTCTACTTCTGGAAGAGTGCGAAGTGGATACGCGGTCTGGAATTCATGAAAGAAGATCGCAATGGCTTCTGGGAAGTCAATGGTTTCCATCATTTTGCCGATCCGTTCAAGGAGCAGCGCTTCTCGGGTGAAGATATTCCGATTCCGGAAGACGAATGGACGAAGAAGGAGTTTGATTAA
- a CDS encoding nucleoside phosphorylase — protein sequence MLMPILQIHSEDMPAYAIVCGDPARAEKISRKLEQARELAFSREYRTFVGLYEGVQMAVVSHGVGSPGAAVCFEELIRAGVTTLIRVGTAGSYSADYPAGSVIVSTAAVRTDGLTRQLVPDGFPAVADLGVTQALIEATREHASGVKASGAGKVGVGITVTLDAFFTGVEEIPHRKYKQAGALAAEMEIAALYIVSTLRGARAGAIVAIDGFADSDLAAEYDPHTNAVADAVEREIEAALRALAALARQDQA from the coding sequence ATGTTGATGCCTATTTTGCAAATTCATTCCGAGGATATGCCTGCATATGCCATTGTCTGTGGTGATCCGGCACGTGCAGAAAAGATCTCCCGTAAGCTGGAGCAGGCAAGAGAACTGGCGTTCAGCCGGGAGTATCGCACGTTTGTAGGATTGTACGAAGGTGTACAAATGGCCGTGGTCAGCCATGGCGTAGGATCACCCGGAGCAGCCGTCTGCTTCGAAGAACTGATCCGGGCAGGGGTAACGACCCTGATTCGTGTAGGTACAGCGGGCTCGTATAGCGCGGATTATCCTGCGGGAAGTGTAATCGTCAGTACAGCTGCTGTACGTACGGACGGGCTTACGCGTCAGCTCGTACCGGATGGTTTCCCTGCGGTCGCGGACCTTGGCGTTACGCAAGCGTTAATCGAGGCAACTCGTGAGCATGCAAGTGGAGTGAAAGCTTCAGGTGCGGGTAAAGTTGGCGTAGGCATTACCGTTACGCTGGATGCTTTCTTCACCGGGGTTGAAGAGATTCCTCACCGCAAGTACAAGCAGGCGGGTGCTCTTGCCGCTGAGATGGAAATTGCTGCGCTCTACATCGTAAGCACACTGCGCGGTGCTCGTGCCGGAGCTATTGTGGCTATCGATGGATTCGCAGATAGCGACTTGGCGGCAGAGTATGATCCGCATACCAATGCGGTAGCTGATGCAGTAGAGCGTGAGATCGAAGCCGCTCTGCGTGCACTGGCTGCACTCGCTCGCCAGGATCAGGCGTAA
- a CDS encoding LysR family transcriptional regulator, with product MNNSQLQLFVKIAETGSFTRAGQELNMTQPAVSRAISSLENELDVTLIIRDRRNGIVLTDVGQRILVIFRRILQQFDKVQQVVAAEKGLEIGTIRIGSFPMSSAHLLPKIIRSIRDRYPQIQFELHEGNILEIQEWLSSRAIDVALIIATDKEPAEVAYETLPLYSEEMLAVFRDDEPFADQEILPVQMLDKHPMIICKGGYEVPIVDLFNRADAELHFGFVVYNVNTCLSMIEQGLGTAMLPAISLSWLPPGVKALPTEPKAYRNIEIAVPSLVDASPASRLFIETAQQLFGQR from the coding sequence ATGAACAACTCACAGTTGCAGTTATTTGTGAAAATTGCAGAGACGGGAAGTTTCACCCGTGCAGGCCAGGAACTGAATATGACACAGCCCGCAGTCAGTCGGGCCATCTCTTCGCTGGAGAATGAACTGGATGTCACTCTAATCATACGAGATCGCAGGAACGGCATCGTGCTTACGGATGTGGGACAGCGAATTTTGGTCATTTTCCGCCGGATTTTACAGCAATTTGATAAGGTACAGCAGGTCGTTGCCGCCGAAAAAGGGTTGGAGATTGGTACGATTCGTATTGGCTCTTTCCCCATGTCATCTGCCCATCTGCTTCCGAAAATTATCCGCTCGATTCGGGATCGCTATCCTCAGATTCAGTTTGAACTGCACGAGGGGAACATCCTTGAAATTCAGGAGTGGCTAAGCTCACGCGCCATTGATGTGGCTCTCATTATTGCAACCGACAAAGAGCCAGCAGAAGTGGCTTATGAGACGCTTCCACTCTATAGCGAAGAGATGCTCGCGGTGTTTCGGGACGATGAACCTTTTGCTGATCAGGAGATACTTCCCGTACAAATGCTGGACAAACACCCCATGATTATTTGCAAAGGCGGCTACGAGGTACCGATTGTTGATCTGTTCAATCGAGCAGATGCAGAATTACATTTCGGATTTGTGGTGTATAACGTAAACACTTGCCTCAGCATGATTGAACAGGGACTCGGAACCGCCATGCTGCCTGCAATCTCACTATCCTGGCTGCCACCGGGTGTTAAAGCACTCCCCACAGAGCCGAAAGCCTACCGCAATATCGAGATTGCCGTTCCTTCACTTGTTGATGCTTCTCCCGCCTCCCGGTTATTTATTGAGACGGCGCAGCAGTTGTTTGGACAACGCTAA
- a CDS encoding GNAT family N-acetyltransferase, with product MSEINIRRAVIGDYKGVSALMDELHRLHVEARPDVYRELQPRMSHKEYEQLLETDHRHLYVAELLEQGEIVGYASAQLNVIQNVTLLNDRRMLYINEIIVGSKHRGHGTGKLLMQVLIELGKEIQVDSVELTVSTFNTGAQAFYEQLGLSVRSSRMEYIL from the coding sequence ATGAGTGAGATTAACATTAGACGGGCTGTCATCGGAGATTATAAGGGAGTATCTGCATTAATGGACGAGCTTCATCGCCTGCATGTAGAGGCCAGGCCAGACGTATACAGAGAGCTGCAGCCGAGAATGAGTCATAAGGAATATGAACAACTACTAGAAACGGATCATCGTCATCTCTATGTTGCGGAATTGCTGGAACAGGGTGAGATTGTTGGATATGCGAGCGCACAGTTAAATGTTATTCAGAATGTGACTTTGTTAAACGATCGAAGGATGTTATACATCAATGAAATCATCGTTGGCAGCAAACATCGTGGACATGGGACAGGTAAACTGTTAATGCAGGTGTTAATTGAACTTGGTAAAGAAATTCAGGTTGACAGTGTTGAACTGACCGTGTCTACATTTAATACCGGTGCACAGGCTTTCTATGAGCAGTTGGGTCTGTCTGTACGCAGCAGCAGAATGGAATACATACTATAA